The region ATGATTTTCTTGAAAATGAAAGTATTTTAGAGAAATTACTAGATTTTAATGACGAAAATACACAAATTGCAACCTTGTATATTCCGCATATACATTGTAGTTCATGCATTTGGGTGTTAGAAAATTTACATAAATTAAATCAAAACGTTTCTGTATCGCAAGTAGATTTTCCCAAGAAGACCGTAAGAATAACCTACAATTCAAAAACAACGTCATTAAAAGAAATTGTATTGTTATTAAGTGCCATTGGTTATGAACCTTATATTAGTTTAGAAGATTACGAAACAGGAAAAAAAGGAGTAGACAGAAGCTTAATATACAAATTAGGAATCGCAGGTTTTGCTTTTGGGAATGTAATGTTTCTTTCTTTTCCAGAATATTTTCAAGTAGATGGTTTTTGGATAGAAAAATATAAAAATGTATTTCGATGGTTGATGTTTTTCTTCTCGTTACCGGTTGTTTTTTATGCCGCTAATGATTATTTTATTGCCGCTTACAAAGGCTTGCGATCTAAGATTTTAAATATTGATGTACCCATTGCACTTGGAGTTTCTGTGCTGTTTATTAGAAGTACCATTGAAATTATTTTTGATTTGGGTACTGGCTTTTTTGATAGTTTAACGGGGTTGGTTTTCTTTTTATTATTAGGAAAGTTTTTTCAACAGAAAACTTATAATTTTTTGTCTTTTGAACGAGATTATAAATCGTATTTCCCGATTGCAGTTACAAGGATTACTGCACAGAAAGAAGAAAATGTACAAATTTATGAGGTCGTAAAAGGTGATCGATTATTAATTAGAAATCAAGAATTAATTCCTGTTGACGGAATTTTAATCAATGGAAATGCTCAATTAGATTATAGTTTTGTTACTGGAGAGGCAGAACCTGTTTCTAAAAAATCTGGCGATAAATTGTTTGCTGGTGGTAAACAATTATCGGGTGTTATAGAAATGGAAGTTTTAACCTCTGTTTCACAAAGTTATTTAACGCAACTATGGAGTAACGATGTTTTTCAAAAAGATCATAAATCGAACTTTAAAACCATTACAGATAAAATCAGTAAAAACTTTACGATTGCCGTTTTATTGATTGCTTTTTTTGCGACCACATATTGGTTGTATTTTGATGCTAGCAAGGCATTAAATGTATTTACAGCAGTCTTAATAATTGCCTGTCCTTGTGCAATTGCTTTGGCAGCTCCGTTTACTTTAGGCAATATGTTGCGCATTTTTGGCAAACAAAAATTTTATTTAAAAAACACTACAGTTATAGAACAACTAGCAAAAATTGATACACTTATTTTTGATAAAACTGGCACGCTAACAACCCACAAAGAGAATACAATTATCTATAACGGACTTGCATTAAGTGATAAAGAAAAAAGTATTTTAAAAAGTTCATTAAGAGCCTCAAACCATCCGTTAAGCAGAACATTATACGATACTTTTAAAGAGGTAAAAACATTCGAAATTAAAGATTTCAAAGAAACTGTAGGAAAAGGAATTGAAGTAAATTATAACACTACAAATTTAAAATTGGGTTCTTCATCATACGTAAAAAAGAGTATGGAAAAAACAGCGCTAGATACCGCTGTTTATATTAGTTTTAATGAAGTTTATAAAGGAAAATTTACTTTTAAAAATGCTTATAGAGACGGGGTAAAATCATTATTTAATTCTTTAAAAGATGACTTTAATTTGGCTGTGGTTTCAGGCGATAATGAAGGAGAAAAAAGTTATTTACAAGAAAATTTACCGCCAGAAACTACGCTATTATTCAATCAAAAACCTGAAGATAAATTGAATGTTGTGGCAAAGCTTCAACAAGAAAATAAACATGTTGCCATGATTGGTGATGGTTTAAATGATGCCGGAGCTTTAGCACAGAGTGATGTTGGGATTGCACTATCAGAAAACATAAATGTATTTTCTCCTGCTTGTGATGCTATTTTAGATGCTTCGAAATTCAATAAAATAGATGTGTATATCAAAGCATCAAAAAAAGCAATTTCAATCATTAAATATAGCTTTATACTTTCTTTATGCTATAATTTAATTGGATTGTATTTTGCAACAACCGGGCAATTAAAACCAGTAATTGCAGCCATTCTAATGCCTTTAAGCTCTATTAGTATTGTTGTATTTACAACCGTTGCAACGAATATTTTAGGAAAAAAAATAAAATAATTATGAGCATACATATTGAAGCTAAAAAAGGAGAAATTGCAGAAACAGTGCTGCTGCCAGGAGATCCTATGAGAGCAAAATGGATTGCAGATACTTTTTTAAAAGAAGTTTTTCGATATAATGATGTTCGAGGAATGTTGGGGTTTACAGGAACTTACAACGGTAAAAAAATCTCGGTACAAGGCACAGGAATGGGAATTCCATCTACTTTAATTTACGCAACAGAACTCATAACGGCATACGGAGTGAAAAATTTAATTAGAGTGGGTTCTGCAGGTTCGTATCAAAAAGATGTAAAAATAAGAGATATTGTTTTAGCAATGTCTGCCTCTACAAATTCAGGTTTAAATACCATTCGTTTTAATGGAGCAGATTTTGCGCCAACAGCAAGCTTTACCTTGTTTCAAAAAGCCATTGAGGTTGCGAAAGAGAAGAATATTCCGTTAAAAGCTGGCGGAATTTTAAGTTCAGATGAGTTTTATGCAGATGAATTTGAAAGTTATAAAAAATGGGCAGATTATGGTGTTTTGTGTGTAGAAATGGAAACTTCAGGATTGTATACAGTCGCTGCAAAACACCATGTAAATGCCTTATCTATTCTAACAATTTCAGATAGTTTGGTAACAAAAGAAATAACAACTGCAGAGGAAAGAGAGCAGACTTTTAGAGAAATGATAGAAATAGCTTTAGAATTGGCTTAATAAAAAATAGATGAAAAAATCACTCATTCAAAAATACAACATTCCAGGACCAAGATACACGAGTTACCCAACAGTTCCTTTTTGGGATGCAACAACGTTTACAAAAGAAAAATGGATACAGACTTTTAAAACTTCTTTTGTTGAAAGTAATGAGCAAGAAGGCATTAGTATGTACATTCATTTACCTTTTTGTGATAGTTTATGCACGTTTTGTGCTTGTCATAAACACATTACAAAAAGACATGAAGTAGAGGAGGAGTATATAAAAACGGTCTTAAAAGAATGGCAATTATATGTAGATTTAGTAGAGGATGTCCCGGTGATTAAAGAATTGCATTTGGGTGGCGGAACACCTACTTTTTTTTCAAAAGAACATTTAAAGTTTTTGATTGATGGTATTTTTAAAATTGCTAAAAGACATACGAAGTCAGAATTTAGTTTTGAGGGGCATCCCAACAATACGACCAAAGAACAATTACAAACTTTGTATGATTGTGGTTTTACGAGAGTCAGTTTTGGCGTACAAGATTATAATGAAAAAGTACAGAAAGCCATCCACAGAATTCAGCCTTTTGAGGCAGTAGCTCAAGTAACAAAATGGGCTAGAGAAATAGGCTATACCTCTGTTAGTCACGATTTAATTTTTGGACTTCCGCATCAAACCAAAGAACATGTAATTCATACAATTCATAAAACAAAAGAATTACTGCCAGATCGAATTTCATTATACAGTTATGCGCATGTACCTTGGGTAAAAGGAGTTGGACAAAGAGGGTTTAACGAAAAAGATTTACCGAAAGATGATGAAAAACGAGCACTCTATGAAATAGGAAAACAACTTTTTGAAACATTAGGTTATGAAGAAATCGGTATGGATCATTTTGCCTTAAAATCAGATAGTTTATACAAGGCAACAATTCACAATACATTGCACAGAAATTTTATGGGATATACCGCTAATAAAACCCAATTAATGATTGGTTTAGGGATGTCTGCAATTTCAGATTCTTGGTATGGATTTGCACAAAATGTAAAAACAGTAAAAGAATATCAAGAAATTGTAAATGCTGGTGAAATACCTATTTTTAGAGGACATATTTTATCGGAAGAAGACACCGTTATTAGAAAACATATATTAAATATGATGTGTCATTTTGCAACTTCTTGGAAAGAAAAATCGACCCAAATAAAAAATATTGAATTCCATTTACAATTATTAAAAGAATTACAGGAGGATGGATTGGTTCAAATTAAAGAAAATTCACTCTCCATACCAGAAAACGCAAGACCTTTTGTGCGTAATATTTGCATGGCTTTTGATGTGCATTTGCTGAAAAAGAAACCAAGCACACAATTATTTTCACAAACTATATAAAACTTTTTATTGAAGTTTATGTCAAGATTTCTTAGAACTATCTTTCCTAAAAAACTAAGAATATTTTAACATTTTTTTAAGAAATATGACAAATGTCATATTTTATAAAGTCTATCATAATTATTTTTGAAACATCAAATTATCAGGCAAGATATGAGCGTAATATACTTACTACTAACACTAAGTATTCTAGTGGCTATTGTATTCTTTATCGCATTTATATATTCCGTTAAAAACGGACAATATGACGATACCTATACCCCATCTGTTCGCATGTTATTTGATGATGAACTGATTAAAGAAAACAAGAAAACAACTACTAATTAAATATTAAATTATGGAAATGCAACAATTTTATTACGATAATAAAATCGTGAAAAAATTCATTTATGCAACATTACTTTGGGGAATTGTAGGATTCTCTGTAGGTTTATTGTTGGCTTTTATGTTTTTATTCCCAAATGTTACAGACGGAATCTCTTGGTTAAGTTTTGGTCGTTTAAGACCGCTGCATACGAATGCTGTAATCTTTGCCTTTGTAGGAAACGCAATTTTTGCAGGAGTTTATTATTCCCTTCAAAGATTATTAAAAGCAAGGATGGCTAGTAATTTTCTAAGTAATTTTAATTTTTGGGGATGGCAATTAATTATTGTTGCAGCTGCAATTACCTTACCACTTGGATATTCATCATCTAAAGAATATGCTGAGTTAGAATGGCCAATTGATATCGCAATTGCGCTCGTTTGGGTTGCTTTTGGTGTTAATATGATTTGGACAATCTTGCAAAGAAGACAAAGACACTTATATGTTGCAATCTGGTTTTATTTAGCCACTTTCGTAACGGTTGCAGTTTTACATATCTTTAATAGTTTAGCTTTACCTGTTAGTTTTTTTAAATCATATTCGGTGTATGCTGGGGTACAAGATGCTTTAGTTCAGTGGTGGTATGGTCATAATGCGGTTGCATTTTTCTTAACGACACCATTTTTAGGATTAATGTATTATTTTGTACCTAAAGCCGCAAAT is a window of Polaribacter litorisediminis DNA encoding:
- a CDS encoding heavy metal translocating P-type ATPase → MNTTNCYHCGDSCSNDSIKIEEKIFCCNGCKTVYEIFSENDLACYYDFQENPGAIPEEIKGKYDFLENESILEKLLDFNDENTQIATLYIPHIHCSSCIWVLENLHKLNQNVSVSQVDFPKKTVRITYNSKTTSLKEIVLLLSAIGYEPYISLEDYETGKKGVDRSLIYKLGIAGFAFGNVMFLSFPEYFQVDGFWIEKYKNVFRWLMFFFSLPVVFYAANDYFIAAYKGLRSKILNIDVPIALGVSVLFIRSTIEIIFDLGTGFFDSLTGLVFFLLLGKFFQQKTYNFLSFERDYKSYFPIAVTRITAQKEENVQIYEVVKGDRLLIRNQELIPVDGILINGNAQLDYSFVTGEAEPVSKKSGDKLFAGGKQLSGVIEMEVLTSVSQSYLTQLWSNDVFQKDHKSNFKTITDKISKNFTIAVLLIAFFATTYWLYFDASKALNVFTAVLIIACPCAIALAAPFTLGNMLRIFGKQKFYLKNTTVIEQLAKIDTLIFDKTGTLTTHKENTIIYNGLALSDKEKSILKSSLRASNHPLSRTLYDTFKEVKTFEIKDFKETVGKGIEVNYNTTNLKLGSSSYVKKSMEKTALDTAVYISFNEVYKGKFTFKNAYRDGVKSLFNSLKDDFNLAVVSGDNEGEKSYLQENLPPETTLLFNQKPEDKLNVVAKLQQENKHVAMIGDGLNDAGALAQSDVGIALSENINVFSPACDAILDASKFNKIDVYIKASKKAISIIKYSFILSLCYNLIGLYFATTGQLKPVIAAILMPLSSISIVVFTTVATNILGKKIK
- the ccoS gene encoding cbb3-type cytochrome oxidase assembly protein CcoS produces the protein MSVIYLLLTLSILVAIVFFIAFIYSVKNGQYDDTYTPSVRMLFDDELIKENKKTTTN
- the deoD gene encoding purine-nucleoside phosphorylase; the protein is MSIHIEAKKGEIAETVLLPGDPMRAKWIADTFLKEVFRYNDVRGMLGFTGTYNGKKISVQGTGMGIPSTLIYATELITAYGVKNLIRVGSAGSYQKDVKIRDIVLAMSASTNSGLNTIRFNGADFAPTASFTLFQKAIEVAKEKNIPLKAGGILSSDEFYADEFESYKKWADYGVLCVEMETSGLYTVAAKHHVNALSILTISDSLVTKEITTAEEREQTFREMIEIALELA
- the hemN gene encoding oxygen-independent coproporphyrinogen III oxidase, yielding MKKSLIQKYNIPGPRYTSYPTVPFWDATTFTKEKWIQTFKTSFVESNEQEGISMYIHLPFCDSLCTFCACHKHITKRHEVEEEYIKTVLKEWQLYVDLVEDVPVIKELHLGGGTPTFFSKEHLKFLIDGIFKIAKRHTKSEFSFEGHPNNTTKEQLQTLYDCGFTRVSFGVQDYNEKVQKAIHRIQPFEAVAQVTKWAREIGYTSVSHDLIFGLPHQTKEHVIHTIHKTKELLPDRISLYSYAHVPWVKGVGQRGFNEKDLPKDDEKRALYEIGKQLFETLGYEEIGMDHFALKSDSLYKATIHNTLHRNFMGYTANKTQLMIGLGMSAISDSWYGFAQNVKTVKEYQEIVNAGEIPIFRGHILSEEDTVIRKHILNMMCHFATSWKEKSTQIKNIEFHLQLLKELQEDGLVQIKENSLSIPENARPFVRNICMAFDVHLLKKKPSTQLFSQTI